A window from Citrus sinensis cultivar Valencia sweet orange chromosome 5, DVS_A1.0, whole genome shotgun sequence encodes these proteins:
- the LOC102627532 gene encoding pentatricopeptide repeat-containing protein At4g18840-like: protein MSTKLTTTDLPHHLKPEEISATNIPTSEFSQKTILDILNTKCHTSWQHLKQAHAVILKSGHFQDHYVSGTLVKCYANSRFSNLELTLKVFNSVHKPNVFVWNSILRAYLEHNEPWRVISLYSEMVGVDSKPNKFTYPTVFKACSITEADKEGVQVHAHVVKNGLCGDVHVKSSGIQMYACFGCVNKARQILDDGSKSDVICWNALIDGYLKCGDIEAAKELFKSMKDKNTGSYNAMISGFARFGRFEEARKLFNEMNDKDEITWSAIIDGYTKDGYYKEALEVFNEMQRDKIKPRKFVLSCVLAACASLGALDQGIWIHDHVKRNSICVDAVLGTALVDMYAKCGRLDMAWKVFEDMKMKEVFTWNAMIGGLAMHGRADDAIELFFKMQREKMRPDRITFACVLSACAHAGMIDRGLQALTYMQQMYGIDPEVEHYGCIVDLLGRAGYLAEAEEVISSMPMEPNAAVWEALLGACRKHGEVEFGERLGKILLEMEPQNSGRYALLSNIYAKEDAMMLQK, encoded by the exons ATGAGCACAAAATTGACCACCACAGATCTTCCTCATCATCTAAAACCTGAAGAAATTTCAGCAACAAACATACCCACCTCCGAATTTTCCCAGAAAACAATTTTAGACATCTTGAACACAAAATGCCACACTTCTTGGCAACATCTAAAGCAGGCTCATGCTGTGATATTAAAGAGTGGACACTTTCAAGACCATTATGTGTCTGGCACTTTGGTCAAGTGCTATGCAAATTCTCGCTTCAGCAACTTGGAATTGACCTTGAAGGTCTTTAATAGTGTGCATAAACC caaTGTTTTTGTATGGAATAGTATTCTCAGAGCTTACTTAGAGCATAACGAGCCATGGAGGGTGATATCTTTGTATTCTGAAATGGTGGGTGTTGATTCTAAGCCTAATAAGTTTACTTATCCAACGGTGTTTAAGGCTTGTAGCATTACTGAAGCTGATAAAGAAGGGGTGCAAGTTCATGCCCACGTGGTGAAGAATGGACTTTGTGGTGATGTGCACGTAAAAAGTTCTGGAATTCAAATGTATGCTTGTTTTGGTTGTGTAAATAAGGCAAGACAGATTCTTGACGATGGTTCAAAATCGGATGTTATTTGTTGGAATGCTTTGATTGATGGGTACTTGAAATGTGGAGATATTGAAGCTGCAAAAGAGTTGTTTAAGAGtatgaaagataaaaatacTGGCTCTTATAATGCAATGATAAGCGGTTTTGCTAGGTTTGGTAGATTTGAAGAAGCAAGAAAATTGTTTAATGAGATGAATGATAAAGATGAAATCACATGGAGTGCTATTATTGATGGTTATACCAAAGATGGGTACTATAAAGAAGCATTAGAAGTATTTAATGAGATGCAGAGAGATAAAATCAAGCCAAGGAAATTTGTTCTCTCATGTGTGCTAGCTGCATGTGCAAGTCTGGGGGCTCTTGATCAAGGGATATGGATTCATGACCATGTCAAGAGAAATTCTATCTGTGTGGATGCAGTGCTGGGGACTGCTTTGGTTGATATGTATGCTAAATGCGGGCGTCTTGACATGGCATGGAAGGTTTTTGAGGacatgaaaatgaaagaagtattTACTTGGAATGCCATGATTGGAGGGCTTGCTATGCATGGCAGAGCAGACGATGCAATTGAGCTTTTCTTCAAAATGCAAAGGGAAAAGATGAGACCAGACAGAATCACTTTTGCTTGTGTTTTAAGTGCTTGTGCTCATGCTGGGATGATTGATCGAGGTCTACAGGCTTTGACTTATATGCAGCAAATGTATGGTATTGACCCTGAAGTGGAGCACTACGGTTGTATTGTAGACCTTCTCGGAAGGGCAGGGTATTTAGCTGAGGCAGAGGAAGTTATAAGTTCAATGCCAATGGAACCGAATGCAGCTGTTTGGGAAGCACTTTTAGGCGCTTGTAGGAAACACGGAGAGGTTGAATTCGGCGAGAGACTGGGGAAGATTTTGCTGGAGATGGAACCACAAAATAGTGGACGATATGCCTTGCTATCAAACATCTATGCAAAGGAAGATGCGATGATGTTGCAAAAATGA
- the LOC102608700 gene encoding putative pectinesterase 52 — MRPVLKSLFVFTLISTISFGAARADQDCKGSNVAYTVTVDQSSSQYRTVQSAIDSIPAENSQWIKIHIKAGTYKEKIKIQRNKPCILLEGEGSGVTKITYDDHQSTDTSATFSSFADNVVAKGITFENSYNLAVEILAELDRRGRDLGTLQAGNDITQALAARIYGDKSAFYDCRFLGVQDTLWDVQGRHFFKSCYIEGAIDFIFGNGQSVYEDCSVNSTAGLLIGGRGSGYITAQSRGSANDPGGFVFRGGEVTGTGQAYLGRAYGPYSRVIFYNAWLSSVVTPPGWNAWNLQGQEGNFMYAEVNCKGPGSDTSNRVSWEKKIDPKLLYKYSTSYFINQDGWISKQPQ; from the exons ATGCGGCCTGTTTTAAAATCTTTGTTCGTTTTCACATTGATTTCAACCATTTCTTTTGGGGCTGCTAGAGCTGATCAAGATTGCAAAGGGTCAAATGTCGCATATACTGTCACTGTTGATCAGTCAAGTAGTCAATACAGAACTGTTCAAAGTGCCATTGATTCCATTCCAGCTGAGAATAGTCAATGGATCAAAATTCACATCAAAGCTGGCACCTACAA GGAGAAGATAAAAATTCAGCGGAACAAGCCATGTATTTTGCTTGAAGGGGAAGGCAGCGGTGTCACAAAAATTACATATGATGACCATCAAAGTACAGATACAAGTGCTACTTTCTCTTCATTTGCTGACAATGTGGTTGCAAAGGGTATCACTTTTGAG AATTCATATAATCTGGCCGTAGAGATACTGGCAGAATTGGATAGAAGAGGCAGAGATTTGGGCACGTTACAAGCAGGGAATGACATAACACAAGCTCTCGCGGCAAGAATTTACGGCGACAAGTCTGCATTTTATGACTGTCGTTTTCTTGGGGTGCAAGATACATTATGGGATGTCCAAGGCCgacattttttcaaaagctGCTACATTGAGGGAGCTATTGACTTCATTTTTGGCAATGGCCAATCTGTTTATGAG GACTGCTCAGTGAATTCGACGGCTGGATTGTTAATTGGCGGAAGAGGTTCTGGTTATATCACAGCTCAAAGCCGAGGATCGGCAAATGATCCCGGTGGCTTTGTTTTTAGAGGCGGTGAAGTTACAGGCACGGGCCAGGCTTATCTTGGAAGAGCCTATGGTCCTTATTCTAGAGTAATATTTTACAACGCATGGCTATCTTCCGTTGTAACTCCTCCAGGATGGAATGCCTGGAATTTGCAAGGACAAGA AGGCAATTTCATGTACGCGGAGGTCAACTGCAAAGGTCCAGGATCTGATACATCTAATCGCGTTTCCTGGGAGAAGAAGATTGATCCCAAGCTGTTGTATAAATATTCAACATCATACTTCATCAACCAAGATGGTTGGATTAGCAAGCAGCCTCAATAG
- the LOC127902435 gene encoding pentatricopeptide repeat-containing protein At5g48910-like, whose translation MKERGIKTNPGSSMIDVNGVIHEFRTGDGSHPQVKEIYLMLKKIIEKLKMEGYSPNSSQVLFDIDEEEKETAPKYHSEKLAIAFGFINTNPGATIRVIKNLRVCEDCHSATKLIFKVFKRDIIVRDRVRYHHFRNGKCSCNDFW comes from the coding sequence ATGAAGGAAAGAGGAATAAAGACAAATCCGGGAAGTAGTATGATCGATGTGAACGGTGTCATTCATGAATTCAGAACGGGAGACGGATCACACCCACAAGTGAAGGAAATTTACTTGATGTTGAAAAAGATCATTGAGAAGCTGAAGATGGAAGGCTATTCACCAAATTCCTCCCAAGTTTTGTTTGATATTGATGAGGAAGAGAAGGAAACTGCACCCAAGTACCATAGTGAAAAGCTAGCAATTGCTTTTGGATTCATTAACACTAATCCTGGAGCAACCATCCGTGTTATAAAGAACTTGAGGGTGTGTGAGGACTGCCATTCTGCTACCAAACTTATATTTAAAGTATTCAAGAGGGATATAATTGTGAGAGACCGTGTTCGGTATCATCATTTTAGAAATGGTAAATGTTCTTGTAATGATTTTTGGTAA
- the LOC102625887 gene encoding acyl-CoA-binding domain-containing protein 5 isoform X1, protein MSSLGGENAKRAAMWLYPKVLGFNPPERWGHSACYSHGAVYIFGGCCGGLHFGDVLMLNLDTMVWSTLATTGQGPGPRDSHSAILWGHKMIVFGGTNGYKKVNDLHVLDLESKEWMRPECRGAPPSPRESHTATLVGDDKMVIFGGSGEGEANYLNDLHVLDLKTMRWASPAVKGDIPVPRDSHSSNVIANRLFVYGGDCGDRYHGDIDMLDMNSLTWSRQLAIIGSSPGVRAGHAAINIGTKVYIIGGVGDKHYYNDIWILNVSTCSWSQLDTCGQQPQGRFSHAAVVTGSDIVIYGGCGEDERPLNELLVLQLGAEHPNYRYNISMCKIFGNHWNQAKRRFPGGVENNSKTIFPGNNEVKKGAHETELEAKQTFPLSSDTLQSKKRRAFNSTTVWEVELEQEEHSLSLSQHSSPSQSDHEQTPVPKVSESLAGSQGFYLFNKQVNQIPKCFQPRNVASNQREFGNLIQRTPQDHQFSREHQNHKKPEQCPHSVHTGGPATQHPADLQSMEAGPIQNLIGADVQGKVDGAFDSGFLMTATINGRIFRGVLFPPGPGIVSRGSPFTQAPSPPSHMALAQSFPNSNHIERFKPSQQPVGFSTPKSVRNHQQTQVSRQFPICRSTSPLAEQPKQRSDLQGVVLTLGGPRTGGS, encoded by the exons GGATGTTGTGGGGGTTTGCATTTTGGTGATGTTCTGATGCTAAATCTTGATACAATGGTTTGGAGCACTCTTGCAACCACAGGCCAGGGGCCTGGCCCAAGGGATAGTCACAGTGCCATCCTTTGGGGGCACAAGATGATTGTATTTGGGGGTACAAATGGCTATAAGAAGGTTAATGATCTTCATGTATTGGATCTTGAGTCGAAAGAGTGGATGCGTCCTGAATGCAGAGGTGCTCCACCTTCTCCTCGTGAAAGTCACACTGCCACGCTTGTTGGTGATGATAAAATGGTGATATTTGGAGGTAGTGGAGAGGGTGAAGCAAATTACTTGAATGATTTACATGTTCTAGACCTCAAGACTATGAGATGGGCCTCTCCTGCTGTGAAGGGTGATATTCCTGTCCCTAGAGACAGTCACAGCTCGAATGTAATTGCTAACAGGCTTTTTGTGTATGGTGGGGATTGTGGCGATCGGTACCATGGAGATATCGACATGCTTGATATGAACTCATTAACTTGGTCGAGG cAGTTGGCAATTATAGGATCTTCGCCAGGTGTTAGGGCAGGTCATGCTGCCATAAATATAGGGACAAAG GTTTATATCATTGGAGGGGTTGGAGACAAACATTACTACAATGACATTTGGATCCTTAATGTGTCTACTTGCTCATGGAGTCAGCTTGATACTTGTGGCCAACAACCTCAAGGGCGATTTTCTCATGCTGCTGTTGTTACTGGCTCAGATATAGTCATCTATGGAGG ATGCGGGGAGGATGAGCGTCCTCTCAACGAGTTATTGGTCTTGCAGCTTGGAGCAGAGCATCCCAACTATCGTTACAACATTTCCATGTGCAAAATATTTGGAAATCATTGGAACCAAGCAAAGAGAAGATTTCCTGGAGGAGTAGAAAATAACTCG AAAACTATATTCCCTGGAAATAATGAAGTGAAAAAGGGAGCTCATGAAACAGAATTAGAAGCCAAGCAAACTTTTCCTCTCAGTTCAG ATACTTTGCAATCAAAGAAGAGAAGAGCTTTCAATTCAACTACTGTATGGGAAGTTGAATTGGAACAAGAAGAACATTCACTTTCGCTGTCACAGCATTCATCGCCATCGCAATCTGATCATGAGCAAACCCCAGTTCCAAAAGTATCAGAATCCCTTGCAGGCTCCCAAGGtttttacttgtttaataAGCAGGTGAATCAAATTCCGAAATGTTTCCAGCCCCGCAATGTTGCAAGTAACCAGAGAGAATTCGGGAATTTGATCCAAAGAACTCCACAAGACCATCAGTTTTCAAGAGAACATCAAAACCATAAAAAACCAGAACAATGTCCTCATTCTGTTCATACAGGCGGGCCAGCCACACAACATCCAGCAGATCTGCAATCAATGGAGGCAGGGCCTATTCAGAATCTG ATCGGTGCTGACGTCCAAGGCAAAGTTGATGGAGCTTTTGATTCAGGTTTCCTGATGACAGCGACTATTAATGGGAGGATTTTCAGAGGGGTCTTGTTTCCACCT GGACCTGGAATTGTCTCAAGAGGGTCACCATTTACTCAAGCTCCATCTCCACCAAGCCACATGGCTCTTGCTCAATCATTTCCAAACTCAAATCACATCGAACGCTTCAAGCCTTCTCAGCAGCCAGTTGGGTTCTCCACACCCAAGTCTGTTCGGAACCACCAGCAAACTCAAGTGAGTAGACAATTTCCCATCTGTAGATCAACTTCCCCTTTGGCGGAACAGCCTAAACAGAGAAGTGATCTTCAAGGAGTGGTTCTAACTCTGGGAGGACCTAGAACCGGAGGATCATag
- the LOC102625887 gene encoding acyl-CoA-binding domain-containing protein 5 isoform X2 — MSSLGGENAKRAAMWLYPKVLGFNPPERWGHSACYSHGAVYIFGGCCGGLHFGDVLMLNLDTMVWSTLATTGQGPGPRDSHSAILWGHKMIVFGGTNGYKKVNDLHVLDLESKEWMRPECRGAPPSPRESHTATLVGDDKMVIFGGSGEGEANYLNDLHVLDLKTMRWASPAVKGDIPVPRDSHSSNVIANRLFVYGGDCGDRYHGDIDMLDMNSLTWSRLAIIGSSPGVRAGHAAINIGTKVYIIGGVGDKHYYNDIWILNVSTCSWSQLDTCGQQPQGRFSHAAVVTGSDIVIYGGCGEDERPLNELLVLQLGAEHPNYRYNISMCKIFGNHWNQAKRRFPGGVENNSKTIFPGNNEVKKGAHETELEAKQTFPLSSDTLQSKKRRAFNSTTVWEVELEQEEHSLSLSQHSSPSQSDHEQTPVPKVSESLAGSQGFYLFNKQVNQIPKCFQPRNVASNQREFGNLIQRTPQDHQFSREHQNHKKPEQCPHSVHTGGPATQHPADLQSMEAGPIQNLIGADVQGKVDGAFDSGFLMTATINGRIFRGVLFPPGPGIVSRGSPFTQAPSPPSHMALAQSFPNSNHIERFKPSQQPVGFSTPKSVRNHQQTQVSRQFPICRSTSPLAEQPKQRSDLQGVVLTLGGPRTGGS; from the exons GGATGTTGTGGGGGTTTGCATTTTGGTGATGTTCTGATGCTAAATCTTGATACAATGGTTTGGAGCACTCTTGCAACCACAGGCCAGGGGCCTGGCCCAAGGGATAGTCACAGTGCCATCCTTTGGGGGCACAAGATGATTGTATTTGGGGGTACAAATGGCTATAAGAAGGTTAATGATCTTCATGTATTGGATCTTGAGTCGAAAGAGTGGATGCGTCCTGAATGCAGAGGTGCTCCACCTTCTCCTCGTGAAAGTCACACTGCCACGCTTGTTGGTGATGATAAAATGGTGATATTTGGAGGTAGTGGAGAGGGTGAAGCAAATTACTTGAATGATTTACATGTTCTAGACCTCAAGACTATGAGATGGGCCTCTCCTGCTGTGAAGGGTGATATTCCTGTCCCTAGAGACAGTCACAGCTCGAATGTAATTGCTAACAGGCTTTTTGTGTATGGTGGGGATTGTGGCGATCGGTACCATGGAGATATCGACATGCTTGATATGAACTCATTAACTTGGTCGAGG TTGGCAATTATAGGATCTTCGCCAGGTGTTAGGGCAGGTCATGCTGCCATAAATATAGGGACAAAG GTTTATATCATTGGAGGGGTTGGAGACAAACATTACTACAATGACATTTGGATCCTTAATGTGTCTACTTGCTCATGGAGTCAGCTTGATACTTGTGGCCAACAACCTCAAGGGCGATTTTCTCATGCTGCTGTTGTTACTGGCTCAGATATAGTCATCTATGGAGG ATGCGGGGAGGATGAGCGTCCTCTCAACGAGTTATTGGTCTTGCAGCTTGGAGCAGAGCATCCCAACTATCGTTACAACATTTCCATGTGCAAAATATTTGGAAATCATTGGAACCAAGCAAAGAGAAGATTTCCTGGAGGAGTAGAAAATAACTCG AAAACTATATTCCCTGGAAATAATGAAGTGAAAAAGGGAGCTCATGAAACAGAATTAGAAGCCAAGCAAACTTTTCCTCTCAGTTCAG ATACTTTGCAATCAAAGAAGAGAAGAGCTTTCAATTCAACTACTGTATGGGAAGTTGAATTGGAACAAGAAGAACATTCACTTTCGCTGTCACAGCATTCATCGCCATCGCAATCTGATCATGAGCAAACCCCAGTTCCAAAAGTATCAGAATCCCTTGCAGGCTCCCAAGGtttttacttgtttaataAGCAGGTGAATCAAATTCCGAAATGTTTCCAGCCCCGCAATGTTGCAAGTAACCAGAGAGAATTCGGGAATTTGATCCAAAGAACTCCACAAGACCATCAGTTTTCAAGAGAACATCAAAACCATAAAAAACCAGAACAATGTCCTCATTCTGTTCATACAGGCGGGCCAGCCACACAACATCCAGCAGATCTGCAATCAATGGAGGCAGGGCCTATTCAGAATCTG ATCGGTGCTGACGTCCAAGGCAAAGTTGATGGAGCTTTTGATTCAGGTTTCCTGATGACAGCGACTATTAATGGGAGGATTTTCAGAGGGGTCTTGTTTCCACCT GGACCTGGAATTGTCTCAAGAGGGTCACCATTTACTCAAGCTCCATCTCCACCAAGCCACATGGCTCTTGCTCAATCATTTCCAAACTCAAATCACATCGAACGCTTCAAGCCTTCTCAGCAGCCAGTTGGGTTCTCCACACCCAAGTCTGTTCGGAACCACCAGCAAACTCAAGTGAGTAGACAATTTCCCATCTGTAGATCAACTTCCCCTTTGGCGGAACAGCCTAAACAGAGAAGTGATCTTCAAGGAGTGGTTCTAACTCTGGGAGGACCTAGAACCGGAGGATCATag
- the LOC102625887 gene encoding acyl-CoA-binding domain-containing protein 5 isoform X3 encodes MLNLDTMVWSTLATTGQGPGPRDSHSAILWGHKMIVFGGTNGYKKVNDLHVLDLESKEWMRPECRGAPPSPRESHTATLVGDDKMVIFGGSGEGEANYLNDLHVLDLKTMRWASPAVKGDIPVPRDSHSSNVIANRLFVYGGDCGDRYHGDIDMLDMNSLTWSRQLAIIGSSPGVRAGHAAINIGTKVYIIGGVGDKHYYNDIWILNVSTCSWSQLDTCGQQPQGRFSHAAVVTGSDIVIYGGCGEDERPLNELLVLQLGAEHPNYRYNISMCKIFGNHWNQAKRRFPGGVENNSKTIFPGNNEVKKGAHETELEAKQTFPLSSDTLQSKKRRAFNSTTVWEVELEQEEHSLSLSQHSSPSQSDHEQTPVPKVSESLAGSQGFYLFNKQVNQIPKCFQPRNVASNQREFGNLIQRTPQDHQFSREHQNHKKPEQCPHSVHTGGPATQHPADLQSMEAGPIQNLIGADVQGKVDGAFDSGFLMTATINGRIFRGVLFPPGPGIVSRGSPFTQAPSPPSHMALAQSFPNSNHIERFKPSQQPVGFSTPKSVRNHQQTQVSRQFPICRSTSPLAEQPKQRSDLQGVVLTLGGPRTGGS; translated from the exons ATGCTAAATCTTGATACAATGGTTTGGAGCACTCTTGCAACCACAGGCCAGGGGCCTGGCCCAAGGGATAGTCACAGTGCCATCCTTTGGGGGCACAAGATGATTGTATTTGGGGGTACAAATGGCTATAAGAAGGTTAATGATCTTCATGTATTGGATCTTGAGTCGAAAGAGTGGATGCGTCCTGAATGCAGAGGTGCTCCACCTTCTCCTCGTGAAAGTCACACTGCCACGCTTGTTGGTGATGATAAAATGGTGATATTTGGAGGTAGTGGAGAGGGTGAAGCAAATTACTTGAATGATTTACATGTTCTAGACCTCAAGACTATGAGATGGGCCTCTCCTGCTGTGAAGGGTGATATTCCTGTCCCTAGAGACAGTCACAGCTCGAATGTAATTGCTAACAGGCTTTTTGTGTATGGTGGGGATTGTGGCGATCGGTACCATGGAGATATCGACATGCTTGATATGAACTCATTAACTTGGTCGAGG cAGTTGGCAATTATAGGATCTTCGCCAGGTGTTAGGGCAGGTCATGCTGCCATAAATATAGGGACAAAG GTTTATATCATTGGAGGGGTTGGAGACAAACATTACTACAATGACATTTGGATCCTTAATGTGTCTACTTGCTCATGGAGTCAGCTTGATACTTGTGGCCAACAACCTCAAGGGCGATTTTCTCATGCTGCTGTTGTTACTGGCTCAGATATAGTCATCTATGGAGG ATGCGGGGAGGATGAGCGTCCTCTCAACGAGTTATTGGTCTTGCAGCTTGGAGCAGAGCATCCCAACTATCGTTACAACATTTCCATGTGCAAAATATTTGGAAATCATTGGAACCAAGCAAAGAGAAGATTTCCTGGAGGAGTAGAAAATAACTCG AAAACTATATTCCCTGGAAATAATGAAGTGAAAAAGGGAGCTCATGAAACAGAATTAGAAGCCAAGCAAACTTTTCCTCTCAGTTCAG ATACTTTGCAATCAAAGAAGAGAAGAGCTTTCAATTCAACTACTGTATGGGAAGTTGAATTGGAACAAGAAGAACATTCACTTTCGCTGTCACAGCATTCATCGCCATCGCAATCTGATCATGAGCAAACCCCAGTTCCAAAAGTATCAGAATCCCTTGCAGGCTCCCAAGGtttttacttgtttaataAGCAGGTGAATCAAATTCCGAAATGTTTCCAGCCCCGCAATGTTGCAAGTAACCAGAGAGAATTCGGGAATTTGATCCAAAGAACTCCACAAGACCATCAGTTTTCAAGAGAACATCAAAACCATAAAAAACCAGAACAATGTCCTCATTCTGTTCATACAGGCGGGCCAGCCACACAACATCCAGCAGATCTGCAATCAATGGAGGCAGGGCCTATTCAGAATCTG ATCGGTGCTGACGTCCAAGGCAAAGTTGATGGAGCTTTTGATTCAGGTTTCCTGATGACAGCGACTATTAATGGGAGGATTTTCAGAGGGGTCTTGTTTCCACCT GGACCTGGAATTGTCTCAAGAGGGTCACCATTTACTCAAGCTCCATCTCCACCAAGCCACATGGCTCTTGCTCAATCATTTCCAAACTCAAATCACATCGAACGCTTCAAGCCTTCTCAGCAGCCAGTTGGGTTCTCCACACCCAAGTCTGTTCGGAACCACCAGCAAACTCAAGTGAGTAGACAATTTCCCATCTGTAGATCAACTTCCCCTTTGGCGGAACAGCCTAAACAGAGAAGTGATCTTCAAGGAGTGGTTCTAACTCTGGGAGGACCTAGAACCGGAGGATCATag